Proteins from a single region of Trypanosoma brucei brucei TREU927 chromosome 7, complete sequence:
- a CDS encoding ubiquitin/ribosomal protein S27a, putative, with amino-acid sequence MQLFLRSATGATSVVEASAADTVGTLRAKAGFDDTSSIFFFGGFCLREESATLAECGLQQGSTVQVMIPVEGGKGKKKKKKVFTKPKKPIHRHKLEKMRALKYFKVTENDDGSFKVERTRDECPNPNCGAGVFMAQHKGRKYCGKCHLTYTMK; translated from the coding sequence atGCAGTTGTTTCTTCGCTCAGCGACTGGTGCAACATCTGTCGTGGAGGCTTCAGCTGCCGACACCGTCGGGACGTTGCGCGCCAAAGCGGGTTTTGACGACACCAgcagcatttttttctttggtggaTTTTGCTTGCGGGAGGAGTCGGCTACGCTGGCGGAATGCGGCCTTCAGCAGGGCAGTACGGTGCAGGTAATGATTCCGGTGGAAGGTGGtaaaggtaagaaaaagaagaagaaggtcttcacaaaaccaaaaaaaccCATCCACCGCCACAAACTCGAGAAGATGCGGGCATTGAAGTACTTCAAAGTTACGGAGAACGACGACGGTTCCTTCAAGGTGGAACGCACGCGTGACGAATGTCCGAACCCGAACTGTGGCGCTGGCGTCTTCATGGCGCAGCACAAGGGCCGAAAATACTGCGGTAAGTGCCACCTCACATACACAATGAAGTAA